One Cyanobium sp. Tous-M-B4 DNA segment encodes these proteins:
- a CDS encoding pentapeptide repeat-containing protein: MSSRSESRASWSGSWLLAALALVLTWCLGVSPATAITAPELRSQRSLQDLQPDMHGRNLQQQEFLKATLTGFDLSGTDLRGAVFNSSDLRGANLKDANLEDAVAFASHFEDTDLSGAVLRNAMLMQSHFKGATIEGADFSDAVLDLPEQKALCKRAAGVNPSTGVATKESLACR; this comes from the coding sequence ATGAGCTCGAGATCTGAAAGCCGAGCGAGTTGGTCTGGTAGCTGGCTGCTGGCCGCACTGGCCCTAGTGCTGACCTGGTGCCTGGGAGTCTCTCCGGCCACAGCGATCACCGCCCCAGAGCTGCGCAGCCAGCGTTCGCTACAAGACCTCCAACCCGACATGCACGGGCGCAACCTTCAACAGCAGGAGTTTTTGAAGGCGACCCTGACGGGCTTCGATCTGAGCGGAACCGATCTGCGCGGAGCTGTTTTCAACAGCAGCGACCTACGCGGAGCCAACCTGAAAGACGCCAACCTGGAAGACGCGGTGGCCTTCGCAAGTCACTTTGAGGACACTGACCTAAGTGGTGCTGTGCTGCGAAACGCCATGTTGATGCAGAGCCACTTCAAAGGAGCAACCATTGAAGGAGCTGATTTCAGTGACGCGGTGCTCGACCTGCCTGAGCAGAAAGCACTCTGTAAACGCGCTGCCGGTGTCAATCCGAGCACCGGAGTCGCTACCAAGGAAAGCCTGGCATGCCGATAG
- the cobW gene encoding cobalamin biosynthesis protein CobW translates to MTKQTGRLPVTVVTGFLGAGKTTLLRHLLLNSGQRLAVLVNEFGEVGIDGELLRSCGFCPEDELDTRLVELANGCLCCTVQDDFLPTMEKLLERADSLDGIVVETSGLALPEPLIAALNWPQIRTRIRLNGVVAVVDGEALAAGSVVANPAALEAQRLADPSLDHASAIDELFAEQLEAADLVLISRADCLSAGEIDLVHEGLAPQLQPGAVLLSMGRGVVSPELVLGLEPRQPTTTGHDHHDHDHDHDHHEHHDHTHVAIESLALDLPGDFCRVALEQQLLQLVGDSALIRLKGRLWLSGKNRPLQIQAVGPRLECWFEPGVEQAAASQQAPGLELVLLGFQLDRPAIESCLNQALTGELAAATS, encoded by the coding sequence ATGACAAAACAAACTGGAAGGCTGCCTGTCACCGTGGTGACAGGCTTTCTCGGTGCGGGCAAAACAACCTTGCTGCGTCATCTGCTGCTGAACAGCGGCCAACGTCTGGCTGTGCTGGTTAATGAATTCGGCGAGGTTGGTATCGACGGGGAGCTGCTGCGCAGCTGTGGTTTCTGCCCCGAGGATGAGCTCGATACCCGCCTGGTGGAGTTGGCAAATGGCTGCCTCTGCTGCACTGTCCAAGACGACTTCTTGCCAACCATGGAGAAGCTGCTTGAACGAGCAGACAGCCTCGATGGGATCGTGGTGGAAACCAGTGGTCTGGCGCTACCGGAACCACTGATTGCTGCCCTGAATTGGCCGCAAATCCGCACCCGCATTCGCCTCAACGGCGTGGTGGCTGTTGTTGATGGCGAAGCCCTTGCAGCAGGCAGTGTGGTGGCAAATCCAGCCGCTCTCGAAGCCCAGCGGCTTGCTGATCCAAGCCTGGATCACGCTTCGGCTATCGATGAATTGTTTGCCGAGCAGCTTGAGGCTGCCGATCTGGTTTTGATCAGCCGCGCCGACTGCCTATCGGCCGGCGAGATTGATCTGGTGCATGAGGGCCTTGCCCCCCAGCTGCAGCCAGGAGCTGTGCTGTTGTCGATGGGCAGGGGTGTGGTCTCCCCAGAGCTGGTGCTGGGCCTTGAGCCCCGGCAGCCGACCACCACAGGCCATGACCATCACGACCATGACCATGACCATGACCATCACGAGCATCACGATCACACCCATGTCGCCATCGAGTCGCTTGCCCTCGACCTACCTGGCGATTTCTGCCGCGTTGCCCTTGAGCAACAACTGCTGCAGCTAGTTGGTGATAGCGCCCTGATCCGGCTCAAGGGGCGACTTTGGCTTTCAGGTAAAAACCGACCGCTTCAGATCCAGGCTGTTGGACCGCGGTTGGAGTGCTGGTTTGAACCAGGAGTTGAGCAGGCTGCTGCCTCCCAGCAGGCCCCAGGCCTGGAGCTGGTTTTGCTTGGCTTCCAACTTGATCGCCCTGCTATCGAATCCTGCCTAAACCAGGCCCTGACCGGTGAGCTGGCAGCTGCTACTAGCTGA
- a CDS encoding CIA30 family protein — protein MISIASGDGFIGWHALNDTVMGGRSQGNCRIASTGLEFEGTLVEEGGGFISCRSPLFSPPLDLSSCEGLELELVGAGRRFKLAVACADGLAGLTNLIPGGLRWVIEFATEPEGPSLVRIPFADLRASVRAKPVGLPMKFDPSRITRLQLLHSRFADDGGLNAGFRAGPIYLQLRAVRGYP, from the coding sequence ATGATTTCCATCGCCAGCGGCGACGGCTTCATTGGCTGGCATGCCTTAAACGACACCGTGATGGGTGGTCGCAGCCAGGGAAACTGCCGGATCGCCTCAACAGGGCTGGAGTTTGAAGGCACGCTCGTTGAGGAGGGAGGGGGCTTCATCAGTTGCCGCTCGCCTCTGTTTTCTCCCCCTCTCGATCTCTCGAGTTGTGAGGGGCTTGAACTTGAGCTGGTTGGTGCTGGCAGACGCTTCAAGTTGGCGGTTGCCTGCGCTGACGGTCTGGCCGGACTCACCAACTTGATCCCTGGGGGCCTGCGCTGGGTGATCGAATTCGCTACGGAGCCAGAGGGACCCAGCCTCGTGAGGATTCCGTTCGCAGATCTACGAGCCTCGGTGCGCGCTAAGCCGGTGGGGCTGCCCATGAAATTTGACCCAAGCCGGATCACCAGGCTGCAACTTTTGCATTCACGCTTCGCCGATGATGGCGGCTTAAATGCTGGCTTCCGCGCCGGTCCGATCTACCTACAACTTCGCGCTGTACGTGGCTACCCCTGA
- the purS gene encoding phosphoribosylformylglycinamidine synthase subunit PurS, producing MPLFRARVQVSLRPSVLDPAGEATRAAAARLGVDGVRSLRIGKAIELELEAPDKTTAQAQLELLSDRLFANPVIENWQLELHEKAGEEQQ from the coding sequence GTGCCACTCTTCCGCGCTCGCGTTCAGGTTTCACTTCGGCCCTCGGTGCTTGATCCGGCTGGCGAGGCCACCAGGGCTGCAGCAGCCCGACTCGGCGTCGACGGCGTCCGCAGCCTGCGCATCGGCAAGGCAATAGAGCTGGAACTGGAGGCTCCGGACAAAACCACCGCCCAAGCTCAGCTGGAACTACTCAGTGATCGCTTGTTTGCCAATCCTGTGATCGAAAATTGGCAGCTAGAGCTGCATGAAAAGGCCGGGGAGGAGCAGCAATGA
- a CDS encoding glucose-1-phosphate adenylyltransferase, with amino-acid sequence MKRVLAIILGGGAGTRLYPLTKMRAKPAVPLAGKYRLIDIPISNCINSEINKIYVLTQFNSASLNRHLTMSYNLSAGFGQGFVEVLAAQQTPESPSWFEGTADAVRKYQWLFHEWDVDHYLILSGDQLYRMDYSRFVQHHIDTGAQLTVGALPVDPAQAEGFGLMRTSRDGRIQEFREKPKGAELETMRVDTQALGLSPEEAAKRPYLASMGIYVFSRDTLFDLLSSNPTSTDFGKEIIPASLARGDRLQSFLFDDYWEDIGTIGAFYEANLALTDQPNPAFSFYDEKFPIYTRPRYLPPSKLQDAQVTASIIGEGSLLKACSIHHCVLGVRSRVEDEVVLQDTLVMGADYFESSEERLALRERGGIPLGVGRGTTVKRAILDKNVRIGNNVTIVNKDHVEEADRPELNFYIRNGIVVVVKNGTIADGTVI; translated from the coding sequence ATGAAGCGTGTACTGGCGATAATTCTGGGAGGTGGTGCTGGTACCCGCCTTTACCCGTTGACCAAAATGCGGGCCAAGCCAGCAGTGCCACTGGCAGGAAAATATCGGCTGATTGACATTCCAATCAGCAATTGCATTAATTCGGAAATCAACAAAATCTATGTACTTACTCAGTTCAACAGTGCGTCGCTGAATCGTCACCTGACGATGAGCTACAACCTTTCGGCTGGATTTGGCCAAGGTTTTGTGGAGGTTTTGGCAGCCCAGCAGACCCCAGAAAGCCCAAGCTGGTTTGAGGGCACGGCGGATGCAGTCCGTAAATACCAGTGGCTTTTCCACGAATGGGACGTTGACCACTACTTGATTCTTTCCGGTGACCAGCTATACCGGATGGACTACAGCCGTTTTGTACAGCACCACATCGACACCGGCGCCCAGCTCACTGTGGGTGCCTTGCCCGTGGACCCCGCTCAAGCCGAGGGCTTTGGCCTGATGCGCACCAGCCGTGATGGACGCATCCAGGAGTTTCGCGAGAAGCCCAAGGGTGCGGAGCTGGAGACGATGCGAGTCGACACCCAGGCCCTTGGCCTCTCGCCGGAGGAGGCGGCCAAACGCCCATACCTCGCCTCGATGGGCATATATGTATTCAGCCGTGACACCCTCTTTGACCTGCTGAGCAGCAACCCAACTTCAACAGACTTTGGCAAAGAGATCATCCCCGCCTCCCTCGCCCGCGGCGACCGGCTCCAAAGCTTCCTCTTTGACGATTACTGGGAGGACATCGGTACTATCGGCGCCTTCTATGAAGCCAACCTGGCGCTTACCGACCAACCCAACCCGGCCTTCTCCTTTTACGACGAGAAGTTCCCGATTTACACCAGGCCCCGCTACTTGCCCCCCAGCAAGTTGCAAGACGCCCAGGTAACCGCCTCGATAATCGGTGAGGGCTCCTTGCTCAAGGCCTGCAGCATTCACCACTGCGTATTGGGTGTGCGCTCCCGCGTTGAAGACGAGGTGGTGCTCCAGGACACCCTGGTGATGGGAGCCGACTACTTCGAGTCTTCCGAGGAGCGCCTAGCTCTGCGCGAGCGTGGGGGCATCCCCCTGGGCGTGGGCAGGGGCACCACTGTTAAACGGGCCATCCTCGACAAGAACGTGCGGATCGGCAACAACGTCACGATCGTCAACAAGGACCACGTGGAGGAAGCTGACCGACCCGAGCTCAATTTCTATATACGCAACGGCATTGTGGTGGTTGTCAAAAATGGGACCATCGCTGACGGCACGGTGATCTGA
- a CDS encoding glutamyl-tRNA reductase: protein MHIAVVGLSHRTAPVEIRERLSIPEQTMEASLQQLRADDQVLEASILSTCNRLEIYTLLRHPERGISAVGAFLSQLSGLAVEELTPHLFTFHHEEAISHLLRVSAGLDSLVLGEGQILSQVKKMVRLGQEHHSVGPILNRLLTQAVSTGKRVRTETNLGTGAVSISSAAVELAQLKVGQARGLDELVPLDQEQVAVVGAGRMARLLLQHLQAKGCKGLVLLNRTVSKAELLAADFPALPVQCRPLDDLDHCLSTCSLVFTSTAADTPIITAQRLSGLNRRSSLMLVDIGVPRNISADTAGLPGVQSYDVDDLQEVVNRNQEARREMAAEAEGLLQEESRAFLEWWDGLEAVPVVNRLRRQLEDIREQELQKALSRMGPDLSARERKVVEALSKGIINKILHTPVTNLRAPQPRQQRHSAMRVLEDLFELQERPPEP from the coding sequence ATGCACATTGCCGTCGTCGGCCTCAGTCATCGCACGGCTCCAGTGGAGATCCGGGAGCGCCTCAGCATCCCGGAACAAACCATGGAGGCTTCGCTGCAGCAGCTGCGGGCTGACGATCAGGTGCTAGAGGCATCCATACTCAGCACCTGTAATCGGCTGGAGATTTACACCCTGCTCCGCCATCCGGAGCGGGGTATTTCTGCTGTCGGAGCTTTTTTAAGCCAGCTCTCCGGCTTGGCGGTCGAGGAGCTCACACCGCACTTATTTACCTTTCACCACGAGGAGGCGATCAGCCACCTGCTGAGGGTTTCAGCCGGCCTCGATTCTCTAGTGCTTGGGGAGGGGCAAATCCTCTCTCAAGTAAAAAAAATGGTGAGGCTTGGCCAGGAGCACCACTCCGTTGGGCCAATCCTCAATCGGCTGCTTACCCAGGCAGTTAGTACCGGCAAACGGGTCCGTACAGAAACGAACCTTGGCACCGGCGCTGTCTCGATCAGTTCAGCGGCGGTGGAGCTGGCCCAGCTCAAGGTGGGCCAAGCTCGAGGCCTCGATGAGCTGGTGCCCCTTGATCAGGAGCAAGTGGCCGTGGTGGGAGCAGGGCGCATGGCCAGGCTGCTGCTACAGCACCTTCAGGCCAAGGGCTGTAAGGGACTCGTGCTGCTTAACCGCACGGTTAGCAAGGCGGAACTACTGGCCGCTGACTTCCCAGCACTGCCAGTTCAGTGCCGTCCCCTTGACGACCTGGACCATTGCCTCAGCACCTGCTCGCTGGTTTTCACCAGTACCGCTGCTGACACACCAATCATTACGGCGCAGCGCCTCAGCGGACTGAATCGCCGCTCCAGCTTGATGCTGGTAGACATCGGCGTACCCCGCAACATTTCGGCCGATACGGCTGGCCTGCCCGGCGTGCAGTCCTACGACGTTGATGATTTGCAGGAGGTGGTAAACCGCAACCAGGAGGCTCGGCGCGAAATGGCAGCTGAGGCCGAAGGGCTGCTGCAGGAGGAGTCTCGTGCCTTCCTGGAATGGTGGGACGGGCTTGAAGCGGTGCCGGTTGTAAACCGCCTCCGGCGCCAGCTGGAAGACATCCGTGAGCAGGAACTCCAGAAGGCCTTGAGCCGCATGGGTCCAGACCTCTCAGCCAGGGAGCGCAAGGTGGTTGAAGCCCTCAGCAAGGGCATCATCAACAAGATCCTGCACACGCCTGTTACCAACTTGCGGGCCCCCCAGCCGCGCCAGCAGCGACACAGCGCCATGAGAGTCCTCGAGGATCTCTTTGAGCTGCAGGAGCGTCCGCCAGAGCCCTGA
- a CDS encoding uracil phosphoribosyltransferase — protein MATMVMALRVVVPPHPLIGHWLGVLRDRHTPSSLYASATAELGRWLTYEAVRDWLPHRRIQLESPLAPAEADVVDPAVPLLAMPLLTAGLGLWQGGQTVLPSAQVLHLQESLGVITPPAGPIPPRCGVLLFLAELGDGESLLHLLDDLSALGVTGDRLRVITSLASGPGLKAVGERHGSLTIYAAGIDPDLNEAGAIVPGIGDVKQRLFGGTVLDELPTDT, from the coding sequence ATGGCAACCATGGTGATGGCTTTGCGGGTGGTGGTTCCCCCCCACCCCCTGATTGGCCACTGGCTTGGCGTACTGCGCGATCGACACACGCCTAGCTCTCTTTACGCCTCCGCTACTGCCGAGCTAGGTCGCTGGCTCACTTATGAGGCTGTGCGCGATTGGCTGCCCCACAGGCGCATCCAGCTGGAATCACCACTTGCTCCGGCAGAGGCGGACGTGGTGGATCCGGCGGTTCCCCTGCTGGCAATGCCCCTGCTAACCGCTGGGCTTGGCCTTTGGCAGGGCGGCCAAACAGTGCTTCCTTCTGCCCAGGTGCTCCACCTCCAAGAAAGCCTCGGTGTGATAACCCCTCCAGCCGGGCCCATCCCCCCCCGCTGTGGAGTTTTGCTGTTCTTAGCGGAACTAGGAGATGGCGAATCCCTGCTCCATCTGCTTGATGACCTTTCAGCCCTAGGAGTGACGGGCGATCGCTTACGAGTGATTACATCCCTGGCCTCCGGGCCAGGACTCAAGGCTGTGGGGGAGCGGCACGGGAGCCTCACCATTTACGCCGCTGGCATTGATCCAGATTTGAACGAAGCCGGTGCGATCGTGCCGGGTATCGGCGATGTGAAGCAGCGGTTGTTCGGTGGCACGGTGCTGGATGAACTGCCCACCGATACCTAG
- the pgl gene encoding 6-phosphogluconolactonase: MTPITPGSNTRYRLVVAESAAELARQTAQALASELDQVLAQRDRAQIALAGGETPKATYRLLGQQHLPWDRVDVLLGDERWVPSDDPSSNARMFRETLMAELPASKACLHAVPTQLASPEQGAAAYADLLQQLCGNFPPVLDVVLLGLGDDGHTASLFPGTAAPGVRDRSVTLGQGKGLPRVSLTAPTLSAARRVVFLVSGAGKVQALQRLLDPEESSLRTPAKLVKPASEVLIFADQAAAAGVSQ, from the coding sequence ATGACCCCAATCACTCCAGGCTCCAATACTCGCTATCGCCTGGTGGTGGCTGAGTCGGCAGCTGAGCTCGCCCGTCAGACGGCCCAAGCCCTGGCCTCAGAGCTTGATCAGGTATTGGCCCAGCGCGACCGCGCCCAGATAGCACTGGCCGGCGGAGAGACACCGAAGGCGACCTATCGCCTACTTGGTCAGCAACACCTGCCCTGGGATCGGGTCGATGTGTTGCTCGGTGATGAGCGTTGGGTGCCGAGCGACGACCCCTCCAGCAATGCCCGCATGTTTAGGGAAACATTGATGGCGGAGCTCCCCGCTAGTAAGGCCTGCTTGCATGCGGTTCCCACCCAGCTCGCCAGCCCGGAGCAGGGAGCGGCAGCGTACGCAGACCTGCTGCAACAGCTGTGCGGCAACTTCCCACCGGTGTTGGACGTGGTGCTGTTGGGCCTCGGCGACGATGGTCACACCGCCTCGTTGTTTCCAGGCACCGCTGCACCGGGGGTGCGAGACCGCTCCGTAACCCTGGGGCAGGGCAAGGGTCTACCCCGGGTCAGCCTTACAGCCCCAACCCTTTCAGCAGCGCGGCGGGTGGTCTTCCTAGTGAGTGGCGCCGGCAAGGTGCAGGCCCTGCAACGGTTACTCGACCCCGAGGAATCATCTCTGCGGACCCCAGCCAAGTTGGTTAAGCCCGCCAGTGAGGTGCTGATATTTGCTGACCAAGCAGCAGCGGCTGGAGTCAGCCAATGA
- the ilvD gene encoding dihydroxy-acid dehydratase: MLRSAAITQGIQRSPNRAMLRAVGFGDGDFNKPIIGVANGYSTITPCNLGLNELAQCAETALHTAGAMPQMFGTITVSDGISMGTEGMKYSLVSREVIADSIETACNAQSMDGLLAIGGCDKNMPGAMLAMARMNIPSIFVYGGTIKPGKLGACDLTVVSAFEAVGQYSGGRIDEQELTAIEKNACPGAGSCGGMFTANTMSAAFEVLGLSLPYSSTMAAEDPEKAESAARSAEVLVDALKANILPSDLLTREAFENAISVIMAVGGSTNSVLHLLAVARTAGVPLTIDDFETIRQRVPVICDLKPSGRYVTVDLHQAGGIPQVMKLLLDAGLLHADCRTIEGKTLAELLASVPSEPPSGQDVIRPLSNPLYPKGHLAILKGNLAEEGAVAKISGVKNPVITGPARVFESEESCLAAILDKQINPGDVVVVRNEGPVGGPGMREMLSPTAAIVGQGLLDSVALITDGRFSGGSFGLVVGHVAPEAAVGGTIGLVEEGDSITVDAIELLIQLNVPDVEIARRRSAWVKPEPLYRTGVLGKYARLVGSSSRGAVTDEI; encoded by the coding sequence ATGCTCCGCTCCGCTGCGATCACGCAAGGCATTCAGCGCTCCCCCAACCGCGCCATGTTGCGGGCCGTTGGCTTTGGTGATGGCGATTTCAACAAGCCGATTATTGGCGTTGCCAATGGCTACAGCACAATTACACCTTGCAACCTGGGCTTAAACGAGCTAGCTCAGTGCGCCGAGACGGCTCTTCATACAGCCGGTGCAATGCCCCAGATGTTTGGCACCATCACGGTGAGCGATGGCATATCAATGGGCACGGAGGGAATGAAGTATTCCCTGGTGAGCCGCGAGGTAATTGCCGATTCGATTGAAACTGCCTGCAACGCCCAAAGCATGGATGGCTTGCTGGCAATTGGTGGTTGTGACAAAAATATGCCAGGAGCCATGTTGGCCATGGCGCGCATGAATATTCCCTCCATTTTTGTCTACGGTGGCACGATTAAGCCTGGCAAGCTTGGAGCCTGTGATCTCACGGTAGTAAGTGCTTTTGAGGCTGTCGGTCAATACAGCGGTGGTCGTATTGATGAGCAAGAGCTCACTGCTATTGAAAAGAATGCCTGTCCAGGTGCCGGCAGTTGTGGCGGCATGTTTACTGCCAATACTATGAGTGCCGCCTTTGAAGTATTGGGGTTAAGCCTGCCTTACAGCTCCACCATGGCTGCAGAGGACCCTGAGAAAGCAGAGAGTGCTGCTCGCAGCGCAGAGGTTTTGGTTGATGCACTTAAGGCAAACATCTTGCCTAGTGACCTACTCACCCGAGAGGCCTTCGAAAATGCCATCAGCGTGATCATGGCGGTGGGCGGCTCTACCAATTCCGTGTTGCACCTACTGGCGGTGGCCCGCACCGCTGGAGTACCCCTAACCATCGACGACTTTGAGACGATCCGCCAGCGGGTGCCAGTGATCTGCGATCTGAAGCCCAGTGGCCGCTATGTGACCGTTGACCTTCATCAGGCTGGTGGCATACCCCAGGTGATGAAGCTGCTGCTTGATGCGGGCTTACTGCATGCCGATTGCCGCACCATCGAGGGCAAAACCCTGGCTGAGTTGTTGGCATCTGTTCCTTCCGAGCCCCCCTCTGGTCAGGATGTGATCCGTCCACTTAGCAACCCCCTCTATCCCAAAGGGCACCTAGCGATTCTCAAGGGAAACTTGGCAGAAGAAGGTGCGGTGGCCAAGATCAGTGGGGTTAAAAATCCTGTAATCACCGGTCCAGCAAGGGTTTTTGAAAGCGAGGAATCCTGCTTGGCCGCAATCCTTGATAAGCAGATCAACCCCGGTGATGTGGTGGTAGTGCGCAACGAGGGCCCGGTGGGAGGCCCTGGCATGCGGGAGATGCTCAGTCCTACTGCTGCGATCGTGGGCCAGGGCCTGCTCGATTCGGTGGCCCTGATCACCGATGGCCGCTTTTCAGGCGGTTCCTTCGGTCTGGTGGTGGGTCACGTTGCACCCGAGGCTGCCGTGGGGGGCACCATCGGCCTGGTTGAGGAAGGGGACAGCATCACGGTCGATGCCATCGAATTGCTAATTCAGCTCAATGTCCCTGATGTGGAAATCGCTCGGCGGCGCTCGGCCTGGGTCAAGCCTGAGCCCCTTTACCGCACTGGGGTGCTTGGCAAATATGCCCGCCTGGTTGGTAGCAGCAGCCGGGGTGCGGTGACCGATGAGATCTAA
- a CDS encoding HupE/UreJ family protein produces MSPVQAHHFADVSQLQPSTINGVLSGLAHPVLGPDHLLFLLALSLVGLQQRLGWSLGLLAVGLLGSAAGLLWPGMPGAESLVACTLIVEALVLLRRLPPLLLLPAMALHGYVLSGPVFGWSAMPVLAYGTGLFLSQAALLALALIALRPLGARLSSTQLRWLGFALMALGGTWALAGLTA; encoded by the coding sequence ATGAGCCCAGTCCAGGCGCATCATTTTGCTGATGTCAGCCAGCTGCAACCCAGCACGATCAATGGCGTGCTGAGTGGCCTCGCCCACCCAGTGCTGGGCCCGGATCATCTGCTTTTCCTACTGGCACTTTCCTTGGTGGGGTTGCAGCAACGGCTTGGCTGGAGCCTGGGACTACTTGCTGTTGGCTTGCTCGGCAGTGCTGCTGGACTGCTGTGGCCAGGGATGCCAGGCGCTGAATCCCTAGTGGCCTGCACCCTCATTGTTGAGGCACTGGTGTTGCTGCGGCGGTTGCCGCCCCTGCTGCTGCTTCCCGCCATGGCCTTGCACGGATATGTACTAAGCGGCCCCGTATTTGGCTGGAGCGCCATGCCCGTATTGGCCTACGGCACGGGCCTGTTTCTTTCCCAAGCAGCCCTGCTTGCGCTGGCACTGATTGCGTTGCGACCTTTGGGGGCACGCCTTTCTTCCACCCAGCTGCGCTGGCTTGGTTTCGCCCTAATGGCCCTTGGGGGCACCTGGGCCCTGGCGGGTTTGACTGCCTGA
- the gndA gene encoding NADP-dependent phosphogluconate dehydrogenase, giving the protein MGKAHFGLIGLGVMGENLVLNAERNGYSSVVFNRTKAKTDDFLAGRGAGKDIVGAATLEEFVATLERPRRILMMVKAGQPVDDTIAAISPFLEEGDLLIDGGNSLYADTERRVAELESKSFGYIGMGVSGGAKGALEGPSMMPGGTKAAYDAIEPLVRKMAAQVDDGPCVTYIGPGGAGHFVKTVHNGIEYGIEQILAEAYDLMKRVGGLNGDQMADVLASWNQTEELASFLVEITEVCLRTKDPETGADLVEAIVDAAGQKGTGLWTVVSALEMGVPVPTIYAALNARVLSSLRSERLEAGALLPEPAAHSFNLGSAADDMAPLRDACIAACIVSYGQGMALLQEASKLHDYNLNFSAIGQIWKGGCIIRARLLQRIQDAYGANPSLANLMLDPWFAEQINRRLPGLRQVVAGAALAGIPVPCLSSTLDYIDSYRSARLPQNLVQAMRDCFGSHTYERVDKPGNFHTEWLD; this is encoded by the coding sequence ATGGGTAAGGCGCATTTCGGCCTGATCGGCTTGGGAGTGATGGGGGAAAACCTCGTCCTCAATGCTGAGCGCAACGGCTACTCCTCCGTTGTCTTCAATCGCACCAAGGCAAAAACCGATGATTTTCTGGCAGGTCGTGGTGCAGGCAAGGACATTGTTGGCGCCGCGACCCTTGAGGAGTTTGTGGCGACCCTGGAGCGTCCACGCCGCATCCTGATGATGGTCAAGGCGGGCCAGCCCGTTGACGACACAATTGCGGCAATCTCCCCCTTCCTTGAGGAGGGTGACCTGCTGATTGATGGCGGCAATTCTCTCTACGCCGATACGGAACGGCGCGTTGCCGAGCTGGAGAGCAAGAGCTTCGGTTACATCGGCATGGGCGTCTCCGGTGGCGCCAAAGGCGCCCTGGAAGGGCCGAGCATGATGCCCGGTGGCACCAAGGCGGCCTACGACGCCATTGAACCGCTGGTGCGCAAGATGGCAGCCCAGGTAGACGATGGTCCCTGTGTCACCTACATCGGCCCCGGGGGCGCTGGTCACTTCGTCAAAACGGTGCACAACGGCATCGAATACGGCATTGAGCAGATCCTGGCTGAGGCCTACGACCTGATGAAGCGGGTTGGCGGACTGAACGGCGACCAGATGGCCGACGTCCTGGCCAGCTGGAATCAAACCGAGGAGTTGGCCTCATTCCTGGTGGAGATCACCGAGGTTTGCCTGCGCACCAAGGATCCCGAAACCGGTGCCGATCTAGTGGAGGCGATCGTGGATGCGGCTGGCCAAAAGGGCACTGGTCTTTGGACCGTGGTGAGTGCCCTGGAGATGGGTGTACCCGTGCCAACCATCTATGCCGCCCTCAATGCCCGAGTGCTGAGCTCGCTGCGCTCCGAGCGACTCGAGGCGGGCGCCCTGCTGCCAGAGCCTGCCGCCCACAGCTTCAATCTTGGCAGCGCGGCAGATGACATGGCTCCCCTGCGCGATGCCTGCATTGCCGCCTGCATAGTTAGCTATGGCCAGGGCATGGCCCTGCTGCAGGAAGCCTCAAAGCTGCACGATTACAACCTCAATTTTTCGGCCATCGGCCAGATCTGGAAAGGGGGCTGCATCATCCGGGCCCGCTTGCTGCAGCGAATTCAGGATGCCTATGGCGCCAACCCCAGCCTGGCCAACCTCATGCTCGACCCCTGGTTTGCCGAGCAGATCAACAGGCGTCTGCCCGGGCTGCGGCAGGTGGTTGCCGGCGCTGCCCTGGCGGGGATTCCCGTGCCCTGCTTAAGCAGCACCCTTGATTACATCGACAGCTACCGCAGCGCCCGCCTACCCCAAAACCTGGTCCAGGCCATGCGCGACTGCTTTGGCTCCCACACCTACGAGCGGGTCGACAAGCCTGGCAACTTCCACACCGAGTGGCTGGACTGA